The Rhopalosiphum maidis isolate BTI-1 chromosome 1, ASM367621v3, whole genome shotgun sequence genome has a segment encoding these proteins:
- the LOC113558796 gene encoding uncharacterized protein LOC113558796 has translation MVRETRHLWVGNLPDNIREEKIREHFKRYGRVQSVKILARTKEDSVLGVSGLCATVSFMDIKSASKAHNGDQKLDDRSLSTEYHEPNSILPPASPTMPPHIYPGPTRQYIHGSPLEELSSFERSSHFYDREREASYRGRPTAAAYHVVSPIQGSTDPLRTRPRERTVFRAYPHESVVTSSRGHHHRVGSWAFEANNPRFNHHLSSCSSPDLTYPEDRRVDPPIIIVRNKQHLKPPSESRGCSEDRSGSPSSSSSAASHSEASSSCSSSSSPSPTPQLPRSPSPGPALSDKSSSSHSLHGSSKSSTVPSHTICTQSPNLESQTSLSLEQQRHNAICIKNLPLRSSDTSLKDGLYHEYKRHGKVTCVKVVGQGCERYALVFFKKTEDVDKALQVSHDKSFFGSKIEVSSYQGHKDVDDNESRPIETDVDEFHSKATRTLFIGNLNSNTIAADLRKNFETFGEIIEIDIKKGNNINGSTTGTYAFVQYIDISSVVKAMRTMDGEFLAGSRINLGFGKSLATTCVWIDGVAESVSEKYLASHFNQFGSVTHCVIDRTREHALVFFQQIAHAQLAVTQMRGSIMKGRKLQVDFASRECQQGFYEHLDKTSSESSPRFTTSQQHDSTAQLSPSSTNGVAIRGFETPSSSCSSAAGDKSYPRNPDEPRVNSISAPNPQDIHNLQKERSHLLEQLEDCVSSGDEILTESSIAQQVKSRSGTPLCNERPPESLTPPTQVPRSHVPISLPLPRFAVHVSNPLLSPPLSSPRRPQSSNSDDSQASDPGAPGLEERLRSLDEKYEQWSGSRTSVLKLDTSVRLRSRYKLLDTVDKLEPSDIVKSVLAKPSVFDEDTKRLENFSEKYIPKEFVPTRTSPNLQNFRNQQLGSFSPLTPSSSGSSKSPPASSPAAVKTQYSFPSHPQPIIITQNCRTSPTDPRLPPTDPRLVIDPRLSAADPRLSADSRGSFLTKQNICTINDNRYVPDILNTKDPRHPIHKDAEIKDGPEAFYRSKIRDEYTKNWLHTFDRKDNEPTYKLVDLFDHRRFSDFRKEEEEKLKIEQINKQKLLDGFVVKRKCSNDTVVHPSPYFVSVQEKQKSIDDLKKLTEHKKVEEITKREERIEIKKVTEEIKPPEPPPTINNIDEDKIDFITNENTIANILLSSIENLNRKTETDKTRNKVERTNSNESVSKLSDTEKKKEVINESIKKKEHERKKSIDFDHTKIKEKKDHESKKILGSKSKECESGKSKELEFNMFEINRINKKKEELLINGKTKDVEKKKDIKFDKKPETKKEDKKKDFLKEIDKKDDVDKLKEKKKEKRDKDPPKHKERKKSLDENNKHKHENSSKRSKEHYKSKEEEKSHQNVTPDFDGKFNDDKDPKKDKRVDRNSISSNSSTGRSSKRRMSDSSENLDDSKRSKIDNKNFKDKNHKKTNEKHISFISKILDGKSKEQKKDHHEKKLEKKKEERKIIKTPNETESEDEDEDEEARERRKNHSIFEVVLDEPYVSMYDKVKARSTKNMQKQEEEKRQEKLKEKFSQLKQSRAKREEKKRSTSYDGDSDSDRGLRRSSKLLITSSDDDDDYFRRKNQRPVSDSSENDRPKVQRTVSDSYESNNKVKNQRGSDTYENDRLKALRVVSDSSENEKFKQLSKFKSRIQSECSDSDDHFVRKSSFAFDRIQNDIDVQGFNGHQKKKKQKKQKSEYSRKSIDINGLDSNHRPNKEKKKKHSISHKSNINERMQDIFGSLSDEDNEKTIINKWSVSDVFGTDSDTEHERKENKPKMEIKKFNEFGKDVLKSLSHNVDEIARKKKKRKKDKERNKEDRKEERRDDRKEERRDDRREDRRECHLDRKDERRDDRKEKEELRKDEPRREDRKDEPRKEERKDEPKKEDRKDEPKKEDRKDELRKEDRKEEQRREDRKDERKEEQRREDRKDERKEEQRREDRKDERKDDRKIEIKEERKEEIKNDKKEIKSDRVVNITHEERKVPKEVKGEKLVNITHEERKVPKEVKSDKLVHTPHEERKVPKEIKSDRLASTPPEERKVSREPKHYEEIKVMDNLQSIIESKKKPKEFIANNVNTITPNRDVFSSFFDFDDSKGPEDETITIFKGDDDTVKTEVMFRKVDEKKELLFRPINTFEPIKREIIGFGSHMDDETAVKSISETPEPLVEEADPVEITSPEEKSTPVISQEETEGAVAALLEAAFGQDFCDSSYSDRSAKPDTPVSDSELRIDTDDEDSTDSIIDECKNDVPDSSENATTPNKTDDEIVKPDKNEIVICTEKIIESEKLEDEPKSIENPKFSELQQESPTPEPLDTKPQSPLSHNFRLPQMVIQQTSIRTLNINYAKPLTEVKPPILPSPEISEIVAESISKPEPKTEDHVSVVKFSTSQIPTVICHEQSVISCTPMSLPKQEFSQTSVLQHTKDTQIVQSCIVSPPIILPEIKKPNLDSIKEEIVEQEEVVDEPKLSEELPSSNQAATITFAKKSIIQEEKLEPIENSTSVLKHEESSNPVVTPIETDDKLMPKHPKAKGLERIVEQINEKMRAKANENALNLTKEPIMMPLKKALIAKDKDENRSDCKVDIVEVKSKIVEMESPEDLVVAPLTPKIEDKNEVFASPGESSCEPKELDTARIKKDDEFAKDMSKTIDRDSSVRGRRRGGRGRGTRGAPTIVTPRRTRQNIITPNMPPQNTLTDIYEFTDEDEKVSQKYSKSPEPPITSVIPNISSSPPTGALVVSTSPLTRKSRRLQEKDGSKSTLEETIDEVARGPCTRRTTRSKPQAIPLLSLETSPRKTKQINGKKLKAESPQPVSKIETIESPLSNDQDDDKNQLSTSLLSTSSSSSSSSTTSETTTLIDPVTGLLIPMQESEEGQYVPIDDGDNNRNKRSLSNEPPEKKARLEKSPVTSMAISKNSTTIPALAVTPNNILPATTTTYAVTPGMSNVAKTPCVMTIANSAPVGLVKPNITASVIAPTNIVKSTAVMSPSPPPLKTQPNVLNKASTPVISQQPTCKPSIPISTMPPPIKSHLTAISRTPPLPKLLSPKGHIVQAYTSQSMEAVNQNSILHPPPTTQSSQPLLVNTPGIMSPPLRGVLNSPSRSVLSPPSRGLLSPPSRAVVPPTSQPTPSLHSSSAVPDIICPKGFDPSKMENSRCIVMRSPSPLVLSGQPMSFEAGIDSAPMNMVPAHHFLHPQLIYPHYIRDSMGAFIPPRNMKVVPEIEENIPPLELRKRLPDECITDRLQHNIGGTQQYINVQQVAHPIGSLPYGQVVPINYGYRPINSILKNYPIYWQGTLALKNDKALVEMHYLFGNAAVAEHSLQRNIDGELKLSQRMRLEQTQLDGVSRKMQIEDECCVLIAVPIGMSEEEWNQQSCTLHNGFITYLQQKQAAGIINITAPGSTQNAYIVHMFPPCDYINSVLATVHPAMVKQIASMAHLIIVIATV, from the exons CGTTGTCACTTCTAGTAGAGGTCATCACCATCGTGTAGGTAGCTGGGCTTTTGAAGCCAACAACCCAAGGTTCAATCACCACCTAAGTAGTTGTAGTTCACCGGATTTAACCTACCCGGAAGATAGACGGGTAGATCCACCTATAATAATCGTCCGGAATAAACAACACCTAAAACCCCCTAG TGAGTCTAGGGGTTGTAGTGAGGATCGTTCTGGTTCACCTTCGAGCTCTAGTTCGGCTGCAAGTCATTCAGAGGCAAGTAGTTCGTGTAGTTCATCTTCATCACCTAGCCCCACTCCACAGCTGCCACGCAGCCCTAGTCCAGGTCCCGCATTATCCGACAAGTCTTCTTCAAGCCATag ccTTCACGGTAGCTCGAAGAGCAGTACGGTTCCGTCCCACACCATTTGCACACAGTCACCGAACTTAGAAAGTCAAACATCTCTTTCACTTGAACAGCAGAGGCATAATGCaatctgtataaaaaatttaccttTGAGGTCCAGTG ataccAGTCTTAAAGATGGTCTGTATCATGAATACAAACGACACGGCAAAGTGACGTGTGTCAAAGTGGTGGGCCAAGGGTGCGAAAGGTACGCCTTGGTGTTCTTTAAAAAGACTGAAGATGTTGATAAAGCTTTACAAGTATCTCACGACAAGTCGTTTTTTGGTTCTAAAATTGAAGTTTCTTCATACCAGGGACACAAAGATGTGGATGACAATGAAAGCCg gcCGATTGAAACAGATGTGGATGAATTTCATTCAAAAGCAACCAGAACTCTCTTCATCGGTAACTTAAACAGCAATACAATAGCGGCTGATTTAAGgaaaaattttgaaacatttggtgaaattatt gaaattgatattaaaaaagggAATAATATCAATGGCAGTACAACAGGCACATATGCATTTGTCCAGTACATTGATATATCCAGTGTTGTAAAAGCTATGCGTACTATGGATGGTGAATTTCTGGCAGGAAGTCGTATAAATTTAGGTTTTGGAAAATCTTTAGCGACTACATGTGTTTGGATTGACGGTGTTGCTGAATCGGTCAGTGAAAAATATCTGGCATCTCATTTTAATCAGTTTGGCAGTGTTACTCACTGTGTAATTGACCGAACCAGAGAACATGCTTTAGTGTTTTTCCAAcag attgcaCATGCACAGTTAGCTGTTACTCAAATGCGTGGTTCCATTATGAAAGGTCGAAAACTTCAAGTTGATTTTGCATCTAGAGAGTGTCAGCAAGGATTCTATGAACACTTAGATAAGACATCTAGTGAATCTAGTCCTAGGTTCACTACCAGTCAACAACACGATAGTACTGCGCAATTATCGCCTAGCAGTACAAATGGTGTTGCTATTCGAGGTTTTGAAACTCCATCATCTTCTTGCAGTAGTGCTGCTGGTGACAAAAGTTACCCAAGGAATCCTGATGAACCACGTGTAAATTCAATTTCTGCTCCTAATCCTCAAGATATACATAACTTGCAAAAGGAACGTAGTCATCTTTTGGAACAGCTTGAGGACTGCGTTAGTTCTGGCGATGAAATTCTGACTGAATCGTCAATAGCACAGCAAGTTAAAAGCCGTTCGGGCACACCTTTATGTAATGAACGTCCCCCAGAGAGTCTTACACCTCCGACTCAAGTTCCTAGATCTCATGTACCGATCTCGTTGCCGTTGCCCAGATTTGCTGTGCACGTCTCCAATCCCCTGCTCAGTCCACCTCTAAGCTCCCCTAGAAGGCCTCAATCGTCCAACTCGGATGATTCTCAAGCCTCTGATCCTGGTGCGCCAGGTCTAGAAGAAAGATTAAGAAGCCtagatgaaaaatatgaacaatggAGTGGTTCTAGAACAAGTGTACTAAAACTTGATACATCAGTTCGTCTTCGTTCAAGATATAAGTTGTTGGATACTGTTGATAAATTAGAACCTTCAGATATTGTCAAGTCAGTTCTTGCAAAACCAAGTGTTTTTGATGAAGATACCAAACGGCTTgaaaatttttctgaaaaatatatacctaaagaGTTTGTACCAACTCGAACAAGCCCTAATTTACAAAACTTCAGAAACCAACAATTGGGTTCATTTTCACCACTAACACCATCGAGTAGTGGGTCATCTAAATCCCCCCCAGCTTCTTCTCCAGCAGCTGTTAAAACTCAATATTCTTTTCCAAGTCATCCTCAACCTATAATAATCACTCAAAATTGCAGAACGTCACCTACAGACCCCCGATTGCCACCTACTGATCCCAGGTTGGTAATTGATCCGAGATTATCTGCTGCTGATCCTAGACTATCAGCTGATTCAAGAGGATCTTTTTTGACTAAACAAAATATCTGtactataaatgataataggtATGTTCCTGATATACTGAATACTAAAGATCCTCGACATCCTATACATAAAGATGCAGAAATTAAAGATGGACCTGAAGCATTTTACAGGAGTAAAATTCGGGATGAGTATACCAAAAATTGGTTGCATACATTTGACCGAAAAGATAATGAGCCAACCTATAAATTAGTTGACCTATTTGATCATCGAAGGTTTAGTGACTTTAGAAAAGAAGAAGaggaaaagttaaaaattgaacaaattaataaacaaaaactctTAGATGGATTTGttgtaaaaagaaaatgttcTAATGACACCGTGGTTCATCCTAGTCCATACTTTGTTAGTGttcaagaaaaacaaaaaagtattgATGATCTTAAAAAACTTACTGAACATAAAAAAGTTGAAGAAATCACAAAACGAGAAGAGCGTATCGAGATAAAAAAAGTTACTGAAGAAATTAAACCTCCAGAACCACCtccaacaataaataatattgatgaagATAAAATAGACTTCATTACCAATGAGAATACTATTGCGAATATTCTACTATCttctattgaaaatttaaataggaaGACTGAAACAGATAAAACTAGAAATAAAGTGGAAAGAACTAATTCAAATGAATCTGTTAGCAAACTTTCTGATACTGAGAAAAAGAAAGAAGTTATCaatgaatcaataaaaaagaaaGAGCATGAAAGAAAGAAGTCTATTGATTTTGACCATACTAAAATCAAAGAAAAGAAAGACCATGAATCTAAAAAGATTTTAGGTTCTAAATCTAAAGAATGTGAAAGTGGTAAAAGTAAAGAACTTGAGTTTAACATGTTTGAAATTAATcgaattaataagaaaaaagaaGAACTTTTGATAAATGGTAAAACAAAAGATgttgaaaagaaaaaagataTAAAGTTTGACAAAAAACCAGAAACTAAAAAAGAAGATAAGAAAAAAGATTTTCTTAAAGAAATTGATAAAAAGGATgatgttgataaattaaaagagaaaaagaaagaaaagcgTGATAAAGATCCACCTAAGcacaaagaaagaaaaaagagcttagatgaaaataataaacataaacatgaAAACAGTAGTAAAAGATCAAAAGaacattataaaagtaaagaagaagaaaaatcaCATCAAAATGTCACTCCTGATTTTGATGGGAAGTTTAATGATGATAAAGATCCTAAAAAAGACAAAAGAGTGGATAGAAACAGCATTAGTAGTAATAGTTCTACAGGGCGTTCATCAAAAAGGAGAATGAGTGATAGCTCTGAAAATCTTGATGATTCTAAAAGatcaaaaatagataataaaaattttaaagataaaaatcataagaaaactaatgaaaaacatatttcattCATATCAAAAATTTTAGATGGTAAAAGCAAAGAACAGAAAAAAGATcatcacgaaaaaaaattggaaaagaaaaaagaagagagaaaaattatcaaaacgcCAAATGAAACAGAATCCGAAGATGAAGACGAAGACGAAGAAGCTAgagaaagaagaaaaaatcATTCTATATTTGAAGTTGTGTTAGATGAACCATATGTTTCAATGTATGATAAAGTAAAAGCCAGATCTaccaaaaatatgcaaaaacaaGAAGAAGAGAAACGTCAAGAAAAACTCAAAGAAAAATTCAGTCAATTAAAGCAAAGTAGAGCAAAAAGAGAAGAAAAGAAGAGATCTACATCATATGATGGTGATTCAGATTCTGACCGAGGTTTACGACGTTCATCTAAATTGCTCATTACCAGCTCAGATGATGACGACGACTATTTTCGGCGAAAAAATCAAAGACCAGTTTCTGACTCGTCAGAAAACGATAGACCAAAAGTTCAACGAACTGTATCAGACTcttatgaaagtaataataaagttaaaaatcaaagagGATCTGATACTTATGAAAATGACAGGCTTAAAGCTTTGAGAGTTGTATCAGATTCttctgaaaatgaaaaattcaagCAATTATCCAAATTTAAGTCTCGAATACAATCTGAATGTAGTGATAGTGATGATCATTTTGTTCGAAAAAGTTCATTTGCTTTTGATCGAATACAAAACGATATTGACGTTCAAGGATTTAATGGACatcaaaagaaaaagaaacagAAGAAACAAAAAAGCGAATATTCAAGAAAATCAATTGATATCAACGGATTAGATAGTAATCATAGGCCTAACAAGGAGAAAAAGAAAAAGCATTCAATAAgtcataaatcaaatattaatgaaagaaTGCAAGATATTTTTGGATCCTTATCAGATGAGGATAATGAAAAgacaattataaacaaatggaGTGTATCTGATGTTTTTGGAACTGATTCTGATACTGAGCATGAACGTAAagaaaataaaccaaaaatggaaattaaaaagttcaaCGAGTTTGGTAAAGATGTGTTAAAATCACTATCTCATAATGTAGATGAAATAGCTCGAAAGAAAAAGAAACGAAAAAAGGATAAGGAAAGAAATAAAGAAGATCGAAAAGAAGAAAGAAGAGATGATCGTAAAGAAGAACGAAGGGATGACCGTAGAGAAGACCGAAGGGAATGTCATCTAGATCGTAAGGATGAACGTAGAGATGatagaaaagaaaaagaagaacTAAGAAAAGATGAACCCCGAAGAGAAGATCGAAAAGATGAACCTAGAAAAGAAGAACGAAAAGATGAACCAAAGAAAGAAGATCGAAAAGATGAACCTAAAAAAGAAGATCGAAAAGATGAATTAAGAAAAGAAGATCGTAAAGAAGAACAACGAAGAGAAGATCGTAAAGATGAGCGCAAGGAAGAACAGCGAAGAGAAGATCGAAAAGACGAACGCAAGGAAGAACAGCGAAGAGAAGACCGTAAGGATGAAAGGAAAGATGAtcgaaaaatagaaattaaagaAGAACGAAAAGAAGAAATAAAGAacgataaaaaagaaattaaaagtgACAGAGTAGTAAATATAACTCATGAAGAAAGAAAAGTGCCTAAAGAGGTGAAAGgtgaaaaattagtaaatataaccCATGAAGAAAGAAAAGTGCCAAAAGAAGTGAAAAGTGATAAATTAGTACATACACCGCACGAAGAAAGAAAAGTgccaaaagaaattaaaagcGACAGATTAGCGAGTACACCGCCCGAAGAAAGAAAAGTGTCTCGAGAGCCAAAACATTATGaagaaataaaagtaatgGATAATCTTCAAAGTATAATTGAATCGAAAAAGAAACCAAAAGAATTCATTGCTAATAATGTCAATACAATTACTCCAAATAGAGATgtattttcttcattttttgattttgacgaCTCTAAAGGTCCAGAAGATGAGACTATTACTATATTCAAAGGAGATGATGACACTGTTAAGACTGAAGTAATGTTCAGAAAAGTAGATGAGAAAAAAGAACTATTATTTAGACCCATTAACACATTTGAACCTATTAAAAGAGAAATTATTGGATTTGGATCTCACATGGATGATGAAACTGCTGTTAAAAGTATATCTGAAACACCTGAGCCATTAGTAGAAGAAGCTGATCCTGTAGAAATAACATCTCCAGAAGAAAAGTCAACCCCGGTTATATCTCAAGAAGAAACTGAAGGAGCTGTTGCAGCATTACTTGAAGCGGCATTTGGTCAAGATTTTTGTGACTCTTCATACTCTGATAGATCTGCCAAACCTGATACTCCAGTATCAGATAGTGAACTACGGATTGATACAGATGATGAAGATAGCACAGATTCAATTATTGATGAATGTAAAAATGATGTACCAGATTCTTCGGAAAATGCAACTACTCCAAATAAAACTGATGATGAAATTGTAAAACcagataaaaatgaaattgttatttgtacggaaaaaataatagaatctGAAAAACTAGAAGATGAACCAAAGTCTATAGAAAACCCTAAATTTTCTGAACTTCAACAAGAATCACCAACACCTGAGCCTTTGGATACTAAACCACAATCACCTTTAAGCCACAACTTTAGATTACCTCAAATGGTCATTCAACAAACTAGTATaagaacattaaatattaattatgctaAACCATTAACCGAAGTAAAACCACCCATATTACCATCTCCAGAAATTTCAGAGATAGTTGCTGAAAGCATTTCAAAACCTGAACCTAAGACTGAAGATCATGTTTCTGTTGTAAAATTTTCTACTTCTCAAATACCAACAGTGATTTGTCACGAACAGTCTGTTATATCGTGTACACCAATGTCATTACCAAAACAAGAATTTAGTCAAACATCTGTTTTACAACACACTAAAGATACTCAAATTGTTCAAAGTTGTATAGTTTCACCTCCAATTATTTTacctgaaattaaaaaacctaACTTGGATTCTATAAAAGAAGAAATCGTAGAACAAGAAGAGGTTGTTGATGAACCAAAACTTTCTGAAGAGTTGCCATCATCTAATCAAGCAGCAACAATAACATTtgcaaaaaaatcaataatccaAGAAGAAAAATTAGAACCTATAGAAAATTCTACTTCAGTTCTAAAGCATGAAGAATCTTCAAATCCTGTTGTTACACCTATTGAAACTGATGACAAATTAATGCCTAAGCATCCAAAAGCAAAAGGTCTTGAACGCATTGTTGAAcagataaatgaaaaaatgagaGCTAAAGCTAAcgaaaatgcattaaatttaacaaaagaaCCTATAATGATGCCATTGAAAAAGGCTTTGATTGCAAAAGACAAAGATGAAAATAGGTCAGATTGTAAAGTAGATATTGTAGaagttaaatctaaaatagttgAAATGGAGTCACCAGAAGATTTGGTTGTGGCCCCATTGACAccaaaaattgaagataaaaatgaagtttttGCTAGTCCTGGTGAAAGTAGTTGTGAACCTAAAGAATTAGATACAGCTAGAATTAAGAAGGATGACGAGTTTGCAAAAGATATGTCAAAAACTATTGATAgag ATTCTTCAGTTAGAGGAAGACGAAGAGGTGGCAGAGGACGTGGAACTCGTGGAGCTCCTACTATAGTTACTCCAAGAAGAActcgacaaaatattataacaccaaATATGCCCCCACAAAATACTTTAACTGACATTTATGAGTTTACGGATGAAGATGAAAAGGTCAGTCAAAAGTATAGCAAATCCCCAGAACCACCTATAACAAGTGTAATTCCAAATATTTCATCATCTCCTCCAACTGGTGCTTTGGTAGTAAGCACTTCTCCATTGACCAGAAAGTCTAGAAGACTACAG GAAAAAGATGGAAGTAAGAGTACCTTAGAAGAAACAATTGATGAAGTTGCTCGTGGTCCATGTACTCGACGTACCACACGTTCAAAACCTCAAGCAATACCTTTACTAAGCTTAGAAACATCTCCAAGAAAAACTAAACAAAtcaatggaaaaaaattaaaagctgaGTCTCCGCAACCAGTTTCTAAAATAGAAACTATTGAATCTCCATTGTCCAATGATCAAGATGATGATAAAAATCAGCTATCAACTTCTTTATTATcaacatcatcatcatcatcatcatcttcGACTACTTCAGAAACAACTACATTAATTGATCCGGTTACAGGCTTACTTATTCCAATGCAAGAATCTGAAGAAGGACAATATGTGCCTATTGATGATGGagataataatag gaATAAAAGATCATTATCAAATGAACCACCTGAGAAAAAAGCTCGTCTTGAGAAATCGCCTGTTACATCAATGGCAATTTCCAAAAATAGTACAACTATACCAGCTTTGGCTGTTACACCAAATAACATCCTTCCAGCAACTACCACAACATATGCAGTTACTCCTGGAATGTCCAATGTGGCTAAGACACCTTGTGTTATGACAATTGCTAACTCTGCACCTGTTGGACTTGTTAAACCTAATATTACAGCTTCTGTAATAGCTCctacaaatattgtaaagtCTACTGCCGTCATGTCTCCTTCACCACCACCACTTAAGACACAACCAAACGTTCTAAATAAAGCATCTACTCCTGTAATTAGTCAGCAGCCAACATGCAAACCTTCAATTCCAATTTCTACAATGCCACCGCCAATAAAATCTCATTTAACTGCCATTAGTCGTACTCCTCcattacctaaattattatcaccAAAAGGACATATAGTACAAGCATATACATCACAATCAATGGAAGCAGTGAATCAGAATTCTATACTACATCCTCCTCCAACAACTCAATCTTCACAACCATTGTTGGTAAACACTCCAGGTATCATGAGTCCACCACTAAGAGGAGTGCTAAACTCGCCATCAAGAAGTGTGTTAAGCCCTCCATCAAGAGGATTATTGAGTCCACCTTCAAGAGCTGTTGTTCCTCCAACATCTCAGCCTACCCCATCTTTACACAGTTCATCAGCTGTACCTGAt attatttgtcCAAAAGGATTTGATCCTTCTAAAATGGAAAATTCAAGGTGCATTGTTATGAGGAGTCCATCACCACTTGTGTTGTCAGGCCAACCAATGTCATTTGAAGCTGGTATTGACTCAGCTCCTATGAATATGGTTCCAGCTCATCATTTCCTACATCCACAACTTATTTATCCACATTACATCAGAGATTCAATGGGAGCCTTTATTCCACCta gAAACATGAAAGTAGTACCAGAAATTGAAGAAAATATTCCACCATTAGAATTGCGCAAAAGGCTCCCTGATGAATGCATTACAGACAGACTGCAACATAATATTGGTGGAACCCAGCAATATATAAACGTTCAACAAGTAGCTCATCCAATTGGTAGTCTGCCATATGGACAAGTTGTACCAATTAACTACGGTTATCGGCCTATTAATTCCATATTAAAg aactaTCCTATTTATTGGCAAGGAACATTAGCACTCAAGAATGATAAAGCACTCGTAGAAATGCATTATTTGTTTGGGAATGCAGCTGTTGCTGAACATTCACTACAACGTAATATTGATGGTGAACTAAAGTTATCCCAACGTATGCGATTAGAACAAACCCAATTAGATGGTGTTTCACGTAAGATGCag ATTGAAGATGAATGTTGTGTATTAATTGCTGTGCCAATTGGTATGAGTGAAGAAGAATGGAATCAACAAAGTTGCACGTTGCATAAtggttttataacatatttacaacAAAAGCAAGCTGCAGGAATTATCAACATCACAGCACCTGGAAGCACtcag AATGCTTACATAGTGCACATGTTCCCGCCttgtgattatataaatagtgtcCTAGCTACAGTTCACCCTGCAATGGTGAAACAAATAGCATCTATGGCCCATCTAATTATTGTCATAGCCACCgtgtaa